The DNA region GCGGTGATGAACTCCGACGACAACTTCCCTCAAGACCTGGCCATGGTGCCCACTGGCACCAAGTGCGGCACTAACATGGTTAGTGCAGAcgctgttagcatttagcatctggaacccccccccccccccccgttgacCGGTTTCACGTTTCAGGTGTGCTACAATCAACGGTGTCAAGACATCAAAAGCATTAAAACATACGGGACAAACGACTGTGCGGGCAAATGCAGTAACCGCGGGGTAGGAAGCGTGTCTCACAGCATCGCGTACAACCGTAACCACCCGGTGTGACTGAGCGTGATCTCTGGCAGGTGTGCAACCATGAGAACAAATGCCACTGTGACCCCGGCTGGGCTCCACCCTACTGTGACGTGCTGCTCCCGGAGCTGCCCGAAGGTATCGTCCGATTCTACGAAGCACAGACCTTATCTTCCTCAGTCATGACCTTCGATGTTCATGTTCTACACAATGTGGTTTGtctgtcccacctcctcctcccagtttttttacataaaacttttttttcctggaaCCCCTAAACAATTGTGCTCTGTTTCATTAACACAGCCCGACAGTAGTTTGACAGATTCCCCCCCGCAAGGAACACGATATTCACATTCTGTTGCCTAACGAGCTAATAATGGCTGTCATGTGCTTACgctcaatgtgtgtgtgtttgtgtgcgtgtgtacagAGACAGGCTCAATGGTGGTCATGGTGTCCCTGGTCACTTCACTTCTCTTGTTGGTCCTGGTGGTTGGAGGTTCGATATGCTGTATCAAAAAGACGCGACCTGTGAAAAGGTGCGAATCTGAGTCTGAGTCTTTACATCCGAGTCTTTATTTACGTCATCTGGTGTCAGATATGCTGAGCCATGAGCTGCGTTTTGCCCCTGCGTGTATTGCAGATGCCTTCGGTCTGCAGCCTCAGGACGATCCAACCCGTTGTTTCAGCCAGGCAGCGCACGAGGCAGCCCGAGCCTCGGCCCCACACACATCAGCCAGCCCATATTTGTGGAGTCTTCCGCTACCCGAGCCTGCAAACCTCTGTCTTCATCCAGGCCGACGACGGCAGCGCCGAAgcccagcagagcagctccagaggtCAGTTTGTCCTCTGGAATCTGTGGAAGTTGAATTTGGACCGAGAGAAAAGTGTCCCGTCGTTTCATTAAAACCTCAGTCTAAGTAGGattattgtctcttttttttttaaatcctttgcAGCCACCCAAGAACTTTAAACCTGTAGCCCGGCCACAACAGTATCAACAGGTAATCAGATTAACTGGCGTGTTTTATCTAAACTTCAGCATGTTTGGATCAACATGACAGAACTGACCACGTTTGTGTTTGCGTAGATGGTGAGGTCATTCGCGCCGCCTCCGAACGCCATTGTTGAATTTGGAAATATTTGCAATTTTGAACTCTAAGAACAATGATGGGCTTTGATTGGTTGGTTTCCTAAAATCCAGGCTTGCATTTATCCTTTTCCTACCCAGGGGAAGCCTCTACCTCCATCTAGACCGTTGCCCCCACTTGCATCCAAACCGGTAAATAATAGAGCGCACGTCTGGACCCCCACTTTTAACTGGTCTCCTGTATAACGTGAACATCTGCTCTCCAAGGTCACGAAGCCAAAGCTTCCAGTGCCTCCAGTGAAGCCCAAACCGTCTGCAGTCCCCTCCTCGCTGCCGCACACTCAGCTGGTATGTAACAAGACAGTAAACACAGTCAACAGGACTTTCCTAAATCTTCCAAATCCTGGCAACAGGAATCCGAACATTCCTGCTGTTGTTCAAGCCATTCGTTTATAACGACGTCGTTGGCGGCGTAACGAGCAGGAGGTGGCTCGGCGTTAGCGGGTTAGCGAGCGCTGACGCGCTTCTTGGCCACCTCTGAGACAGACAATATAAACTTGTGGAGAGGGAATACATGAGTTCATCCGTAGATTACTAAGAGGGATTGTTTTTCCAGCTTGCAGCGAGAGCTGCCCTGATGCCTCCGAACAGGCCCAGATGACACCAGGAATCATTCAGACTGGTGTAAACAGCCAGATCGTCTGGCAGAGGACAGCCACGTCGTCCCACCCAGGAGGACATTTAAATCCTCTCGCTTTCTGCGAGGGACGCGCCTCCATCGAAGAGCTTTGAATATGCAAACTCTTTCTCAGGCATTTGCACTATCGATTCTGCGTCTGTTTTACTTACTTTTATCGTACCCTCACTTTTTTTTCCGGTACTTTCTACGGTTTTAAAGAAATAATGCTCATGAGGGATTTTAAATGTTGCACCGATACGGGCACTTTACGGATTTTACCGACCACCTGAGTATACAATGATCATTCTCGGGTTTGAATTTTGTTAGTTTTGACTCATCTAATCAGATTAAGTACATGCCAACGGTTTACTGTGTCTCAGCGGGTGTATTTTTAAGGGATTTATGTGGTTTGTTGGGATTTCTCTGCAGCCAAAATACTCACAGCCCAGCCATGATGGTAACTAGTTTGGCTTCTCCTTTCAATGAGGAATATTTAATAATGGCAACTTActtttttaaaagcattccTATATATTGGTTGTTTGCCTCCACAATCTGTTCTCAACAGTCCAAAATAATGGGAATTTAAGTGTAGTGCTACATTTGACAACTAAAAAActagtttattttgttttaaaggttcaACAAATACTTGATTGCAATGAAATGTGAATGTGATCAAACCATAGAATAAAAAAGGTTAGAAACTGATGGTGTGTTATTTGGTGCTTTTAAcgattgtttccttttttttatacCTCTGTTATATGATGCATTTGTTGGttagcaaaataaaatgatcaaCTGAGAGAAGGAACAGATGATTAAGTTTTGGTGATGTTCGGGATTACCATATAGATCCAGGAGTTACTATGGCAACCGAGAAATTAGATCAGCAAATATTATAATCAAAGGATttgagggactttgacctttgatcttcttcttctgtaaAAGTAGTTTAGCAGAGAAATTAGCTGCTTGTTattaatctatttattttctaaTTTTACTGACAATAAACTGGGTTTAAAAATTAAACagcaagaagagaaaaatataagtaaataataataagacaAACAATAATAGCAGTTAAAGGCTACACGAGATGTTTACCAGAGTTAATTGGTCGCCTAGCAACGTGGTAAACAACCTGACGAGAGAGCCAACAAGCTAACATTAGCGCCGTTTAATACTTTTGGAATGGACCAAGAACTAACcgaagaggagctccaggacctgtatgCGTGGTTAGATAAAATCCCGCTGTCCAGACCCAAAAGACACATTACGAGAGACTTCAGTGACGGAGGTAGAAAAACAAACCTTCTCGGTTGATTAGCAGAAGGAGCTAAACACGCACTCCTTTTCAGCTGACCACACGCTGACTCGTTTGGCTCCGAACCGCGCGTTCGTGCACTTTGCTGTGATCTAACCGCCTCTCTGTTGAACCCCGTTTAGTCCTGGCTGCAGAGGTCGTGAAGCATTTCCTCCCAAAGCTCGTTGACCTGCACAATTACACCCCTGCGAACTCCACTCAGCAAAAGCTCACCAACTGGGACGTCCTCAACAGGCGAGGCTGCGCtccttttgctttgtttctggGAAGGATTTGGGAGAAGGACAGCCAGACCCAACCAGCCCTGCTGCTTTTTTATGCAATCTGGATTCATAAAATATGTCAACATGTCTTCACAGCAAGCTCCCAAACGATAAAACATATCCCCAAATCAAAATATAAGACATCATAACAAGATCAACATCACTCCGAAGcacccatcctcctcctcagcacacAGCCAGCTACAATTACAAAACACTCGTAGTGCTTATCACAACCGTGCATCGCcggtttgtcatttttaaacacCCAATACCTCAGGAAAACAATCTGTTAAACTGGAAACACATGCTTATTGCGTTGGCTCGATTGTTTCTGCGTGTGGACAGGAAGGTGTTTTCCAAGCTGAGCCTTCACGTGCCCGAAAAGACGGTGAGGAAGATCGTCCTGAACACTGCGGGAGCCATCGAGCCGGCGCTCCACGTCCTcaaagagaagctccagaagaAAATGGAGCATGACGGAGATCACACCACCGTACGTCCACCCAGTCACCCACACGCTCACTCACCGTCCACTGAATCCTTCCTCCTCTCGTGAAATAACCaccattttaatcattttttttaatcaaaccaGGGTTTGGACTACTATGACACCAGGGAGCTGGAGAAACATGCAGGTAGGAGCATCGCGTCTGTTACTGCTGACGCCGCTTTCTTCAGACgggactcaagtaatgaaacaTGACTACAAGTCGCTGGCGACGAGAAAACTGCCGACTCAGGGAGGTGTTGACGCCGTTTAGCCTGTTGCGTATCCTACTCCCACCGATGACCTGCTGACCTAACCGCACGCCCCAGAACTGGCCTAAAACCTCCCAGAATTGACATGAGTCAGAATCCCAGTATTCAGTAATACTCATCACTATGCTATCATGAGCTTTCTGTTTTTGCTAAGATGCTTCCAGTGTGTTTAAGTCTTCCtggtattttatttaaattgctGTAAAAGGATATTTTTTCGGAGATCTTATCCACTTCCTGCCGTCTCTTGGCAGCTGATAGCGGGGCTTTGATAACAGTTCCCAGAGACAGCagagaacacacagacacacaaacaggcccGAGTTTAACCGAGTCAGGCAAGACTGGTTAGAAAAAGCCAAGAGCTCCTGCAACATGTCTCCCTTTGGTTTCCTGCACCTCATATGTCCTCTACTCCTCAGAGAGCTGAGCCCAGACTTCACCTCTGCCCTGTCTGCTTTCCTCCTCTGTCTACACccctttcacactcacacaccctgcTCAGGTCTTCACGTGCACTCCCCAACTCCCCCCCAAAAGGCCTAATCTCTCCTTCTATTGTGTTCTCCATCTGTTGTTTCAAGCCATCcggtcttttctttcttttacaccTCCGTTATCATTCAGCTGTCTTCTCCCCCCCCAGACATTACTCACACTGAAGAAAGATTTCTTGCTCAGttgaggggaggagagacgaAAAACAGGTATGACCAAAGGTTTTCGGTGTGTGTTGGGCAGCAGAGCTCTTCAGAGTGGCGAGTGTGTCTCTTTTTATCCAGTAACCTGCAGCGGGCGCAGTTTTACGCCGGCGTGGACCCCACTCTCCGGCAGATcctgcaggaaaaagaagaaaccgtGCTGGCTTTGCAGCAGACTGTGGAGGTgggtgtgcgcgcacacacacacacacacacacacacacacacgcacagaaatcCGGGAATTGGTCATAAAGCTGACTGTTCTGTTTTGATGCTCTGTAGGGAAGCCATGTCATACACTTATACCGCCTGTAACGTTGCAGATGTGCGaagggagtgtgtgtgatttaagagcgtgtgtatccgtgtgtgtgtgtgttcattacACTTCCTACAAATCCGTGTGTTTGAGAGTTAAGTTTAAAGGCTGAGGTGAGTTAGGGTTCGTGGactagttgggatggttagggtaaggagtTGGGTAATTCATTAAGTCTATGAAAGTCCTTAAAAAACAGACGtaccaggatgtgtgtgtgtgtgcgcgtgtgtgtgtgtgtgtggctgtgtcaGCAGCGGCCGGTGAGTCAGTATCTGCTCAGCGGATacatttttcttctccctcgACCACATCTGCATGTGAAGGAAGGAGCAGAATAAACACCCCGGTGCGGCGTTTCTGTACAGCTTTTACGAGGTCATCGCTCACATTGTTCCCATGCTTGCACACGTCTGTCCATGTGCAGATCCTGCAGATGAAAGTGAACAGGTTGGAGCATCTGGTTCACCTGAAGGACATGCGCATTCAAGACCTGACGCAACATCTGGAGACATACAAGACAAAAGGCAAGGCCTGATGATGCCGGGGCCAGTGTCTCCTTGTCCCCAAAACGACGTGTCTTGTCAGATCTTAccccaccacagaagaagaaacccGTGGGTGAAGCCCAGGCCAGTGTGATTTATGCTAAAGTAGCACAGGTTTCCTCGTGAGAGTTTGAACCGAAGTGTGTCATAACATTGTTATAGTGAGTTAAGTCGCTCGTCTGTGCAACATGTGCCTGCGATAGTAGCATGATTTATTTGCAGTCATGCCTTTTGTCTTATTTCCCCCAATGTCAACTGATTCCTATGAATAAGGATGAAATCAagtttcaagattcaagagtacgtTATCTTgaaatgccacttcctttcaaGTCACGCATTAGATCATTTCCCCTTTTAAAAGTGTGAAGACAGTAGTCATTTTCTGCTGTAGTGATGCTGACAGATTACCAAATAAAGTATGCTTGGGGAGGTtagaagggttttttttcctgcagaaataGAACGGAAGTCGGACAAAAATGCTGTGGAAAATAGCAAAGAAATGGTCTTTGCACACACATGTGGGTTGGGAGAGCTGTGAGAGCTATCGAGAGAATCGAACAGACATTGATGACGGAGCGTGCCGTCATGGGTGATTCATAATTAGCTTCACACTGCTGGATCTACAGAGGACTCTCTGACATCAGGGACCACACCTTTGGATCTCTGGGAGAGCTCCTGCAGGTTTACGGGAGGAAACAAAGGGGAAGGAACAAACAAGTGCTGAGTCATCCAGGAAGAAGCAAAAGTGACTTCGACCACTTCCTGAGTGGGTGGAGTTTTCCCCTCCATCAGAAAGTccaatgtaaaaaaagaaaaaagcaaatagACAAAATAAGCAAGTTTATTTGCACAGGCagacattatttattattatgtttGTCTCGTGGAAAGACCCTGGTGCTGACCTAAGCGCACTCCCTCTGGGGCAAAACATGGGCGATTTGTCtcagagggggaggacagaggtcTGAGTGAGGATGAGAGGGGGAGATGATCCTTCATCCGGTGATACGGGCCGTGTCTCACACTGCAAAAGCCTTTGTGAGCAGCTGAcgggctgcgttcaggggcaGGAGCTGCGGTCAATCTTGAGGATGTCTAAACAACTTCTCAACAACTgcctctcttgtttttctaatGAAACACATTATGTGGGTTACATGTGTTGCTGCAGTCACCCAAAAGTCTAAACAAGGAACTAGCTAACAAGTTCTAAGCCCTTTATTCAAAATTGTGTACATTTGGACTTAAAAGTGCCTCAAAGCTGAGCTTGTTGTCCTTTTAAATTGCATTTGTGACAAACAGGCATTGCACAGTCCGGCTTTAATAAGCCCCCTGCATTTGCAGTTTATTGACAGCTTTACATCATGTCACATGATCCTAAGCAAACCTGTAATGAGCCATTAATTCATTAAGGATCAAAATTCTCTGTATAGATTTGGCATGGGTTTACAATTGGGCTggagcgccccctgttggcacCTCGACACACTGCATGTATTTATCCCAACAAAAAAGCCGTTTAAACCAGTATGTCCTCTATCCACtatttaaagcagaaaatgctttaaaaaaatccccaTGTCaacacaggaagagacagaaataCCAAAATAGGTTTTATTCTACATCAGATTGTTGTCAAaacttgaaaacatttttttttttttgcataaacCATTTCAAATAAGATAATGCACCGATTTCACAGATTGTACAAAAAATGTTCACATCTGATCCATTGCCCTACTTTGCCGTCTTTATTTAAACCCGCCACCAAACCAAATTCTTGAGACGGCCATTCAGAGGTCAAGTAAACATCGCATTTCCTAAACACTGCCAGTGACCGCCGCTAGCTCCGTCCATCACAGCGAGTCTATGAGGCAGCACGGTCCAGTCTGACCGTGCAAAAGTCTCACAGTTCCGCTCAGAAGGAGCTTTGTTTAGATGCACCGGGCGTTTATCTCGAGGGTGACCCACTATTAAGGCTCAAAAGTCTGTAAAACCCAAACGCTTAAGAAACCAAACACCAAACCCCATCACGAACA from Takifugu rubripes chromosome 4, fTakRub1.2, whole genome shotgun sequence includes:
- the spef1 gene encoding sperm flagellar protein 1 isoform X1, whose product is MDQELTEEELQDLYAWLDKIPLSRPKRHITRDFSDGVLAAEVVKHFLPKLVDLHNYTPANSTQQKLTNWDVLNRKVFSKLSLHVPEKTVRKIVLNTAGAIEPALHVLKEKLQKKMEHDGDHTTGLDYYDTRELEKHADITHTEERFLAQLRGGETKNSNLQRAQFYAGVDPTLRQILQEKEETVLALQQTVEILQMKVNRLEHLVHLKDMRIQDLTQHLETYKTKGKA
- the spef1 gene encoding sperm flagellar protein 1 isoform X2, whose translation is MDQELTEEELQDLYAWLDKIPLSRPKRHITRDFSDGVLAAEVVKHFLPKLVDLHNYTPANSTQQKLTNWDVLNRKVFSKLSLHVPEKTVRKIVLNTAGAIEPALHVLKEKLQKKMEHDGDHTTGLDYYDTRELEKHADITHTEERFLAQLRGGETKNSNLQRAQFYAGVDPTLRQILQEKEETVLALQQTVEGSHVIHLYRL